The following coding sequences are from one Diospyros lotus cultivar Yz01 chromosome 7, ASM1463336v1, whole genome shotgun sequence window:
- the LOC127806291 gene encoding LEAF RUST 10 DISEASE-RESISTANCE LOCUS RECEPTOR-LIKE PROTEIN KINASE-like 1.1, with translation MAAASFIPFVALYFLSHPAVSAHDNSNNNTKISCPTSFRCGNSGPPLYFPFTDISNPLCGLCTVFCDDHEHPGSFINFGSEEKFPITDILSRPSGYGRVTVVHDPGFTDRLRARNCSGFRNLSLPNSPSISFTIPRNLTLFKCWKGYPLSPSAHDEYFNYTGCHDFYLYYQKHPIDGHHNISASADSFHGCDTIQLPLTPWLYSKTEPGENDGDLLELLKGNYYIDLQLSEECRKCHRRGGLCQTINRRFHCTAKKNGPNLKLILPLVTAGAFAICLTIVLIIRRCKRRKYVSSHLLSRNISADPSAEIEFSGVFFGVPVFKYAELEQATDNFHPSNELGDGGFGTVYHGILQDGREVAVKRLYEHNSRRVMQFLNEVEILTCLRHPNLVSLYGCTSRHSRELLLVYEYIPNGTLADHIHGDRAKDGLLTWSIRMSIAVETASALAYLHSTDIIHRDIKTDNILLDNNFSVKVADFGLSRLLPTDVTHVSTAPQGTPGYVDPEYYQSYQLTDRSDVYSFGVVLIELISSMPAVDISRHRHEINLANLAINRIQNRAFNELIDPSLVFESNTSVERVTTSVAEVAFGCLQLEKEMRPSMNEVLEALKEIQNYKDEENNGEQIDNSEPLNHRWPHPSPEGDDAVLLKSGKVPPSPDSVTNAHRWVSGSTTSISSG, from the exons ATGGCGGCTGCTTCTTTCATTCCGTTTGTGGCCTTGTATTTCCTGTCTCATCCCGCTGTTTCTGCTCATGATAACAGCAACAATAATACCAAGATTAGCTGTCCCACGTCGTTTCGCTGCGGAAATTCAGGACCACcgctttattttcctttcaccGATATCTCCAATCCCCTGTGCGGGCTGTGCACTGTGTTTTGCGATGATCACGAACATCCTGGATCTTTTATCAATTTTGGAAGTGAAGAAAAATTTCCGATAACTGACATCTTATCCAGGCCCAGCGGTTACGGCCGTGTTACAGTCGTCCATGACCCAGGGTTCACAGATCGTTTACGTGCCAGAAATTGCAGTGGCTTCAGAAATTTGAGCTTACCCAATTCTCCGTCTATTTCCTTCACTATCCCTCGAAATCTCACCCTCTTCAAGTGCTGGAAAGGCTATCCACTTAGCCCTTCAGCACATGATGAGTATTTCAACTACACAGGCTGTCATGATTTCTATTTGTACTACCAGAAGCATCCGATAGATGGTCATCACAACATTTCTGCTTCTGCCGATTCTTTTCATGGCTGCGACACCATTCAGCTGCCTTTGACTCCGTGGCTATATAGTAAAACTGAACCTGGTGAGAACGATGGCGATCTATTAGAACTATTGAAAGGTAACTATTATATCGACTTGCAATTGTCCGAGGAATGTCGCAAATGTCACAGGAGAGGAGGCCTATGCCAGACCATCAACCGAAGATTTCACTGCACTGCAAAAAAAAACG GGCCAAACCTCAAACTGATCCTTCCCTTAG TCACTGCCGGAGCCTTTGCCATTTGCTTGACTATTGTATTGATTATCCGTCGATGCAAAAGACGGAAGTATGTCTCTTCACATCTGTTGTCAAGGAACATTTCCGCCGATCCTTCAGCTGAGATTGAATTTAGCGGAGTCTTCTTCGGAGTTCCTGTCTTCAAATATGCTGAACTTGAACAAGCGACAGACAATTTCCATCCTTCCAATGAGCTCGGAGATGGAGGTTTTGGCACCGTCTACCATG GGATACTTCAGGATGGAAGGGAAGTGGCAGTTAAACGCCTATACGAACACAACTCGAGGCGCGTGATGCAATTCCTGAATGAAGTTGAAATCCTAACCTGCCTGCGCCATCCCAATCTTGTTTCCCTTTACGGCTGCACTTCACGCCACAGCCGGGAACTGTTGCTTGTTTATGAGTACATTCCTAATGGCACTCTGGCCGATCACATCCATGGCGACCGAGCCAAGGATGGCTTGCTCACATGGTCTATTCGGATGAGCATAGCCGTGGAAACTGCCAGTGCATTGGCATACCTCCACTCTACTGATATCATCCACCGCGATATCAAGACTGACAACATACTACTCGACAACAACTTTTCTGTCAAAGTTGCTGATTTTGGGCTTTCAAGACTCCTCCCAACCGATGTGACACACGTCTCGACAGCTCCACAGGGGACTCCCGGCTATGTTGATCCGGAATATTACCAATCTTACCAACTTACTGATAGGAGTGACGTTTATAGCTTTGGAGTTGTGCTCATTGAGCTCATATCGTCCATGCCTGCCGTTGACATTAGCAGACATAGGCATGAGATTAATTTGGCTAACTTAGCAATAAACCGAATCCAGAACCGTGCATTTAATGAGCTGATTGATCCTTCTCTTGTGTTTGAGTCAAACACTTCAGTCGAAAGGGTGACTACATCAGTGGCAGAGGTGGCTTTTGGATGCCTACAACTCGAAAAGGAAATGAGGCCAAGCATGAATGAAGTTCTGGAGGCTTTGAAGGAAATTCAAAATTACAAAGACGAGGAGAACAATGGGGAACAAATTGACAATTCAGAGCCCTTAAATCATAGATGGCCTCATCCTTCCCCTGAGGGTGATGATGCTGTGTTGTTGAAGAGTGGCAAGGTGCCACCTTCACCCGATTCTGTAACCAATGCTCACAGATGGGTGAGTGGCTCTACCACATCCATTTCCAGTGGATAA